In Humulus lupulus chromosome 6, drHumLupu1.1, whole genome shotgun sequence, a single genomic region encodes these proteins:
- the LOC133782593 gene encoding transcription factor MYB74-like — MGKTPCCEKNGLKKGPWTPEEDQALIDHIKKNGHGRWRTLPKNAGLKRCGKSCRLRWTNYLRPDIKRGRFSFEEEEAIIQLHSVLGNKWSAIAARLPGRTDNEIKNYWNTHIRKRLLKMGIDPVTHTPRLDLLELSSLLNSTLCNSQLSYLINSYNNNNLLGNMGSPLVNNQNLLTLTSALLSNQPKTMPQNIVQDQNQLYDDNSYSNISHEQNDQSQYCDQQGQFPFLNETQFMQSKMEQFSQSTTHHDDQYHQNLDQCHSLNQGLVTGVENTTIATSFAPMGVTSNGYNHHRDISVQSSTSTSTTSSMLNSSPAESYWPELVYSSNNIIGQTRTNMMTPINNTMSFGTSSLLSTPSSSSTVPANTYNNLNSGSTTTTTTTTTHEDERDSFCSNFLMYHDIANAFNGHELIM; from the exons ATGGGAAAAACTCCTTGTTGTGAAAAAAATGGACTGAAAAAGGGTCCATGGACACCAGAGGAAGATCAGGCTTTGATTGATCACATTAAAAAGAATGGTCATGGTAGATGGAGAACCCTTCCCAAAAATGCAG gACTAAAAAGATGCGGAAAAAGTTGTCGACTTCGGTGGACTAACTATTTGAGACCAGACATTAAGCGAGGAAGGTTCTCATTTGAAGAAGAAGAGGCCATAATTCAATTACACAGTGTATTGGGAAACAA gtgGTCTGCAATTGCAGCTCGATTGCCAGGAAGAACCgacaatgaaataaaaaattattggaATACCCACATCAGAAAGAGGCTATTGAAGATGGGAATTGATCCAGTGACTCACACCCCACGCCTTGATCTTCTGGAGCTCTCGTCACTGCTCAACTCAACTCTCTGCAACTCTCAgctcagttatttaattaatagCTATAATAACAATAATCTGCTAGGAAACATGGGATCACCTCTAGTGAATAATCAAAACTTGCTTACCTTGACCTCAGCTCTCTTatcaaaccagccaaaaactaTGCCACAAAACATTGTTCAAGACCAAAACCAACTCTATGATGATAATAGCTACAGTAATATTTCCCATGAACAAAATGATCAATCTCAATATTGTGATCAACAAGGTCAGTTCCCATTTCTAAACGAAACCCAATTCATGCAATCCAAAATGGAGCAATTCTCTCAAAGCACTACTCACCATGATGATCAATATCATCAAAACCTTGATCAGTGTCATTCTTTGAATCAGGGTTTAGTCACAGGTGTAGAGaatactactattgctactagtTTTGCTCCCATGGGAGTGACTAGTAACGGCTATAATCATCATCGGGATATTTCGGTCCAATCTTCGACTTCGACTTCGACCACGTCATCGATGCTCAACTCTTCGCCGGCCGAAAGCTACTGGCCGGAGCTTGTTTATTCCAGTAATAATATTATTGGTCAGACTCGCACGAATATGATGACACCAATAAATAATACCATGAGTTTTGGTACATCATCACTTCTGTCAACGCCTTCATCGTCTAGTACAGTACCAGCCAATACTTATAATAACTTGAACAGTGGcagcactaccactaccactactactactactcatgAAGATGAGAGGGATAGTTTCTGTAGCAATTTCTTGATGTATCATGATATAGCAAATGCCTTTAATGGCCATGAACTTATTATGTAA